One window of the Piliocolobus tephrosceles isolate RC106 unplaced genomic scaffold, ASM277652v3 unscaffolded_75, whole genome shotgun sequence genome contains the following:
- the LOC111530462 gene encoding uncharacterized protein LOC111530462: protein MRRRVATGCGSVFVGCMLGPAGSYLAADTNNLQGGALPLTVLLLPARLASLRRRAQQGPDAERAGAAHQAAVAWRAQAQGRAERSSSVATASPLAPAAALAAHSRHLSLCRLPKDLFKVFSVTPIVTWF, encoded by the exons ATGCGCAGACGCGTGGCCACAGGCTGCGGGTCAGTGTTCGTAGGCTGCATGTTAGGGCCCGCAGGCTCCTACCTGGCCGCCGACACCAATAACCTACAAGGAGGAGCTTTACCACTGACTGTACTACTGCTACCTGCGCGACTTGCCAGCCTGCGGCGTAGGGCGCAGCAAGGGCCTGACGCTGAGCGAGCAGGCGCTGCGCACCAAGCGGCTGTCGCCTGGAGGGCACAAGCACAAGGTCGGGCAGAAAGAAGCTCCTCAGTGGCCACCGCAAGCCCGCTAGCTCCGGCTGCAGCCCTTGCCGCACACTCGCGTCACCTGAGCCTGTGTAG GTTACCGAAGGACCTGTTCAAAGTATTTTCTGTAACTCCAATTGTAACTTGGTTCTAG